The Jiangella sp. DSM 45060 genome contains the following window.
AGGGGGCCGGCCGCCACCCTCGTCGCCGCCTGCCTGCGCGACGGCGACGGTGGCAGCCCGACGGCCGTGCTGGACGACGCGCCGCTGTCCGACGCCGACCGGCGCCGCGTCCCTGTGCTGGCCGGCACGTCGCACGCCGTCTTCGTCACGGACGGCGACCCGGTGCGGCTGCGCTTCTTCACCTCGGCCGGCGAGCTGCCCGCCTGCGGCCACGGCACGCTGGCCGCGCTCGCGCTGCTGGCCCACCAGAGCGGTGGCGACGTCGACGTCACCCTCACCGCGGGCCGGCGCACCTTCGCCGGCCGGGCGGTCCGGACCGGCTCGCTGGTCGCCGCCGAGTTCGACCCCGGCCCCGTCACGCTCCGCGGCCCCGGGACTGCCGAGTACCGCGCCGTCCGCGACGCTCTCGGCGCCGCGCCGGGGACGATCGCGGACGGCGCCGTCGTCGCGTCGTCGGGGCGGCCGCGGCTGCTCGGCCCGCTCGCCACGCGCGCCGCCGTCGCCGCGCTCGCCCCGGACCTCGACCGGCTCCGGGCGGCCTGTGACGACCACGGCCTGCTGGGCTGCTACGTGCACTCGGCGCCGGACGACGACGGCCGGGTGGCCGCCCGCATGTTCGCCCCGTCGATCGGGGTTCCCGAGGACGTCGCGAACGCCAACAGCACCGCCTGCCTCGCCGCCCACCTGGCCCGCTTCGGGCGCGCCCGGGTGACGGCGGACCTGGGCGACGCGCTCGGGCGGCCGGCCACCGTCACCGCGACGGTCCGCCCGGACGGCGCCGTGCGCGTCGGTGGCACGGCCGCCGTCGCCGGCCCGCTCCTGCTGTGACGGCGACAGCGGCTCAGGCCGCGGCCGCCGCGTCCACCACCCGGCCGTCGCGGAGTTCGAGGGTGCGGTCGGCCTGTTCCATCAGGGCGGGGTCGTGGGTGGCGACGACGGCCGTCATGCCGCGACGGCGGACGAGGTCGTGGATGAGCGCCATGACCGAGGCGCCGGTGCGGGTGTCCAGCTGCGCCGTCGGCTCGTCGGCGATCAGCACGTCCGGGTCGCCCGCGAGCGCCCGCGCGATGCCGACCCGCTGCTGCTGCCCGCCGGACAGCTCGTACGGACGCTGCTCGGCGTGGCCGTCCAGCCCGACCAGCGCCAGCAGCTCCACGACCCGGGCCGCCCGCGCGACCGGGTCGAGCTCCTGTAGCCGCAGCGGGATCTCGACGTTCTCGGCCGCGGTGAGGATGGGGATCAGCCCGAACGACTGGAACACGTAGCCGATCTGGTGGCGGCGCACGGGGACGAGCTCCTTCTCGCCCATCGCGGACACCTCGAGGTCACCGACGTACACGTGGCCGCTGGTGGGCCGGTCCAGCGCGCCGAGCAGGTTGAGCAGCGTCGTCTTCCCGGACCCGGACGGCCCCTTGACGACCAGCAGCTCGCCGGGGTGCGCCTCGAGGTCGACGGCGTTGACGGCGTGCACCTCGCGGGCGCCGCTGCCGAAGACCCGGCTGACGGCGACGGCGCGGACGGCGTGGTTCTCACTCACCGGCGACCCCTTCTCCACGGCGTTCCTTCTCGTCCGGCCACACCCCGATGTGGTCCGGTTCCAGCGCCAGCCGGACGCGGTCCTCCAGCCGCAGCGCGCCGACGAAGTCGTCGGGCAGCT
Protein-coding sequences here:
- a CDS encoding PhzF family phenazine biosynthesis protein, whose product is MLDDAPLSDADRRRVPVLAGTSHAVFVTDGDPVRLRFFTSAGELPACGHGTLAALALLAHQSGGDVDVTLTAGRRTFAGRAVRTGSLVAAEFDPGPVTLRGPGTAEYRAVRDALGAAPGTIADGAVVASSGRPRLLGPLATRAAVAALAPDLDRLRAACDDHGLLGCYVHSAPDDDGRVAARMFAPSIGVPEDVANANSTACLAAHLARFGRARVTADLGDALGRPATVTATVRPDGAVRVGGTAAVAGPLLL
- a CDS encoding ABC transporter ATP-binding protein; amino-acid sequence: MSENHAVRAVAVSRVFGSGAREVHAVNAVDLEAHPGELLVVKGPSGSGKTTLLNLLGALDRPTSGHVYVGDLEVSAMGEKELVPVRRHQIGYVFQSFGLIPILTAAENVEIPLRLQELDPVARAARVVELLALVGLDGHAEQRPYELSGGQQQRVGIARALAGDPDVLIADEPTAQLDTRTGASVMALIHDLVRRRGMTAVVATHDPALMEQADRTLELRDGRVVDAAAAA